CTGCGGCACAACGGCATAGCGGCATGAAATACAGGGATCTGCGCGACTTTATCAAGCAACTGGAAAGACAGGGCGAACTGAAGCGGATCACGATCCCTGTCGATCCCTATCTGGAAATGACCGAAATCTGCGACCGCACCTTGAAGCAGGGCGGTCCGGCGTTGCTGTTCGAATATCCGGCAGGCTCCAACATTCCGGTTCTGGCCAACCTGTTCGGCACGCCGCGCCGCGTCGCCATGGGTATGGGCGCCGAATCGGTTTCGGAATTGCGCGGCATCGGCGAGCTGCTGGCCTATTTGAAGGAACCGGAGCCGCCCAAGGGCATGAAAGATGCCATGGAAAAAATTCCGGTTTTCAAGCAGGTGCTGAATATGGCGCCCAAGCTGGTCAAGGAGCCGCCCTGCCAGGAACTGGTGCGCGAAGGCGACGAAATCGACCTGGGCGATTACCCGATTCAAACCTGCTGGCCCGATGATGCGGGGCCTTTGATCACCTGGCCTTTGGTCATCACCAAAGGCCCGAATAAAGAACGGCAGAACCTAGGCATTTACCGACAACAGGTCATCGGCAAAAACAAGGTCATCATGCGCTGGCTGGCGCATCGCGGCGGCGCCCTGGATTTCAGGGAATGGCAGCAGGCTCATCCCGGCAAGCCTTTCCCCGTTGCCGTAGCCTTAGGCGCAGACCCTGCCACGATCCTGGCCGCCGTCACGCCGATTCCGGATACGCTATCCGAGTATGCTTTTGCAGGCCTGCTGCGCGGCAGCAAGACGGAAGTGGCGAAATGCCTGAGCAACGATCTGCAGGTTCCCGCCAGCGCCGAAATCGTCCTGGAAGGCTTTATCTATCCCGGAGAGACGGCGTCCGAAGGCCCGTTCGGCGATCATACCGGCTATTACAATGAGGTCGATGAATTTCCGGTATTCACAATAGAACGCATCACCCAGCGTCAGGCACCCATCTATCACAGCACCTATACGGGCCGTCCGCCTGATGAGCCCGCCATCCTGGGCGTGGCGCTGAACGAAGTCTTCGTGCCGATCCTGCAAAAGCAGTTTCCGGAGATTGTCGACTTTTACCTGCCGCCGGAAGGTTGTTCCTACCGCATGGCCGTGATCAGCATGAAAAAACAATATGCCGGCCATGCCAAACGCGTCATGCTCGGCACCTGGTCGTTTCTGCGCCAGTTCATGTACACAAAATTCGTCATTGTCGTCGATGACGATGTGGACGTGCGCAATTGGCAGGATGTGATCTGGGCCATAACCACGCGCATGGACCCTGCCCGTGACCTGACGATACTGGAAAATACGCCTATCGATTATCTTGACTTCGCCTCACCGGTTTCAGGACTAGGCTCCAAGGTCGGATTTGATGCGACCAACAAGTGGCCCGGGGAAACCAACAGGGAATGGGGGCGGCCCATCTCCATGTCCGAGGAAGTCATTAAAAAAGTGGATAAGATCTGGGACTCCCTGTTTTAAAGCCGTAGCCATTGGCTTAACGGATCAAGGGCTTGGAAGTGTAAAAAATACACCCGCAATTAGCGGTGAAGAATTCCTTTTCCCGAGAAGGAATTGGCAATTCGGGCGTTTCTGAATTACGGACGCCCGGATTGCAGTGTTTTTTACTAGGATATGGTATCGATCCGGCTGACGATTTCGCTGGAGGCCAACTCCAGACCGGATTTATAGCATTCGCTGGCTTTATCCTTATCGCCGCGGGCAGACAGCAAATCGCCCAATAACTGATAAGCCAGCACAGTCGGTTCAACGGTAATGCTATGATTGAAGTATTTTTCAGCTTTTCCGGCATCGCCACATTTCAGGCTTAATTTACCTATGATAGAGAGCAACACCGCATCTCCTGCATGCGAAGTGAGCCATTGTTCCGCCGTTTCAAGCTGCCTGACAGGATCGGCCGACTGTATACTGCCAAACAGAACCAAAAGAGTTTGATCCCAGTTTACCGATAAAGTCTTAGCCAGTTCATCTTCAACCTTGGCACCAATGCCGGCCTCGATCATCGCGGCAAAATAAATGGCCGAGACGCCATGCACGCTTTTTATATAACCCGGAATTTCCGACCAGAGTGATTCAATTTCATTGATATTGCCATTTTCGGCCGCCTGCCTTAACAGTTTGCTGAATGCTTCTGTTTCCAGCAATTTTATCTCGGCTTCCATCAGCACTTTATTATTGTGCAATGACGGAATCAGCTTTCGGATACCTTCCCAATCGCCGATATGCTGATAAGTCTGATGCAGCAATTTCAGCACGCTGGCATGAGTCGGATCTATGGAGTGCAATCGAGTCAGTGTTTCCAGAGCCTGGTCAAACTGGTTCCCTGACAGGTTTAGCTCCGCTTGAGTCAAGCCGATTGCGATATCGGAACCGGGCACCTGATCCGCAGCTTTTCTAAGGTATTCGTCTCTTTTATCAATCGCGCCGCGTGATTGAGCGGCCTTTGCAGCAGTCAAGTAGTGCAACAGTGGTGCGCCGCTATGCGATGCGTGTTTAATCAGCACTTTTTCGGCTCTTTCCCAATTACCTTCGGCTGAATCTACGAGGCCCGCAATCAAAGCTTCCTGAGAGCGGTTGAATTTAACGCTTTTTCCGCGCGATTTAATTTGCCCAGGCAATCTGAGCAGCCATCCCAAAAATCTGAAAAACAGATAGAAGATAAAAAATCCCATGATCAGGCTGACTGCAAAAACAACCATTGAAGTCTCTATGGACCACTGACCAATGCCAATCAGTACATAACCGGGACTCTCAAAGCCGCTCAGCCATTGATTGACTATAAAAGCGGCTGCAATCGCAAGTAGAAAAGCCCCCAAAAAGAAAAGTATGGTTTTCTTCATCGCAGACTCTCTTATTATTGCGCAGCAGGCGCAGATTCAGGTTGCGGAGCCGGTGCTACTGCCGGTTCCGGCTCTTGCTTGGGCTGAGGCTCTTGCTTGGATTCGGGCTCCGTTGCAGGTTCTGGAGATGGCATGGCTTTGTCTGTTTCTATCCTGAGTTTGACAATGTCCCTGAGCATTTTCAAAGACAGACTGATGTCTGGATACTGGCTATGGATCTGGATACCCTTCATTCTGTCCAGCTCGGCAATAAAGTTTTTTGTCTGTGCATCCTGCATAAAATGTTGTTCGGCCCATTTTTTTGCATCCGCCAAACCAGCCAGATAAAGCGGTTCATTACGCTGAACCAGTGCAACCTTGGCCGATTCCAGCTTTAGTCTCAACTGCTCTTTAATAAACTGAGCCTCCTCCTGGGTTAATGTGGCCTTGATCGGCTGCTCGGTATGCCGAATCGTGACATATTCTTCCAGTCCGCTCAACGCTGAATCAATCAGATCCTGTCCTTCCTGGGTTTCGTCCGCCGGCTTTTCAGGCTCTTTGAGCGGTGTCGGTGTTTTTCCGGCGTACGGCAGAAACAAAGTCAGATCGTCAATCTGGCTCGCCTGCGTCTGAATTGCGGAATACATGCCGACAATATCAGGCTCCTCGACTCTGTTGAGAGCGGCGATATCCTTGGCGATCTGTTCGCGCACTTTGAATACTGCCGCATCACCGCTCTCTCGCAGACGCTGGTCAGCTGCCTCCAATGCCTGACGCGCTGTGTTTACATCGCCTATCAGATGCAAACGTTCGTTGGCTGTACTGAGCAAGTATTCGGCATCGGCAATCAGCCAGTCGCCGCGCGTCTTGCCGAGCTGCCGCTGCACCTGCTGTAGGGCTGTGTTTAATTCTTTGCGGGTACTGTCGAGTTTTTCATTATGCAAACGGGAAAAGTCCTCGAGCGTTTTGTTAAAATGCGTGTCTTTGCCGGTAATGCTGGCTTCCAGCGTTGCCAGTTGCGACTGCACAGACGCCAGCTGCGACTGATAACCGCTGATCTGTTTCGATAACTCGATCAGTTGCATGTCGCCCTTGTTGACTTCGCTGTCTAAGCTGGCCTGTTCCTCGCGCAATTGGGTAAAAAGGAAGAATCCGGCGCCTGCCAATGCGATAATAATGAGCAAAGTAATGATGCCAAACCAGAACCCGCTACGAGACCGGTGAACTTTATTACTCTCGCTCACATTCTGTTCCTGTTTTTCACTCAATTCGGCCACACTATTCCCCATTACATACTATTGTTACTGTCTCAAGAATTGCTGTATCAGCAGGATTTTCCGTCACAGCAATTCGCTTAAACCCCATCCCGGCAGCTAATTGCCCGATCCTGTCGCTCACCACCACCAGGGGTATTGGCAATAACAGCTGATGATTTTTTTCGCCCAGCATGATCAATAAATTTTGTAGCGCTTCACCGCTGGTTACAGTAATAACATCCAACCGGCGCTGGGTAAGTAATTGGACTACTTGCGAGTTATCAATGCTGGGGATCGTCCTTTTGTACACTTCCAGATACTGAACATCCGCCCCCCGGCTGCGCAGTGTATTGGCCAGTTCTTCTCGTCCGCCTTCCCCCCGCACGATCAAGCAGGACTGCCCGTTTATCTGCTGCATTTGCGGCATGGCCAACAATGCTTCGCTGGTATACCCTTGTTCAGGCACCGCGTCGACAGTCAGTCCGGCGGCTTCCAATGCCTGAGCGGTCGCTCGCCCCACGGCGGCACATCGCACAGCCTTTAATCGATCTATTTTGCCATTATTCGCTTTCAGTGCAAAATTTACTGCATTTGGGCTAATAAAAACAACCCATTGGAAGTTGTCGAGGTTTTTTAGCGCATCCTGAACCTCATCAATATTGCCGCGCGCAACAATATCAAGCACAGGAAACCGAACGGCCTCGCCTCCGCGCGCCTGAATCAAGCGGCTTAGATTTTCTGCCTGATGCGCCGGCCGAGTCACTAAAACCCGCGCACCGTTCAAACCTCCGCTCAATGAAACAACTCTTGCAGAACTTTATCTGCGCCGCAGGCTAATAAATCCTCAGCGATCGAGCGCCCGATTGCCTCGGCCTGGTCAGGAGAGCCTGACTGCGCAGTGCGAAAAATCACGCTGCCGTCTGGGCTGCCGACCAATCCGCGCATGATCAGCTGATTGCCCTGCAGCTGTGCAAAGCCGGCAATCGGAACCTGGCAGCCGCCGTTCAGGCGCGCGTTCATCGCCCTTTCGGCGCTGACGCAAATACTGGTGTTCTGGTCATGCAAGGCACTCAGCATCGCGTTGACTTCAACATCATCTACCCGGCATTCTATGCCGATAGCGCCTTGGCCTATGGCCGGCAGGCTGATGCTAGGATCGAGGCTTTGTGCAATACGCCCGGCCATGCCCAACCTCTTCAACCCTGCCGAAGCCAAAATAATGGCATCAAACTCATCGGCATCAAGCCTGGCCAATCGCGTATTGACATTGCCTCTCAGCGACAAGATTTCCGCTTCGGGGAATCTCTCTTTTATCTGGCATTGCCGGCGCAAGCTGGACGTGCCGATCCGGGCATCGGGCGGCAACTCTTCTAATGATGCATAGCGGTTCGATACAAAGGCATCGGTTGGATCTTCGCGCGTTAAAATGGCGGCCAGATGCAGCCCTTCCGGAAACTCCACAGGCACATCTTTCATCGAATGCACGGCGATATCGGCCGTCCCTTCCAGCATGCCCTGTTCCAGTTCCTTGACGAACAACCCTTTGCCGCCAACCTTGGCCAAAGGCGCATCCAGAATTTTATCGCCGCGCGTAGTCATTTTAACCAGCTCGGTTTTCAAGCCCGGAAAAGCCTGTTCCAAGCGTTGGGCTACGTGTTCTGCCTGCCACAGCGCCAAAGGACTTCTGCGCGTAGCTATACGGATAATTTTTTCAGCCAAAATAAACCCTTCTATTTTGAATATAAAAAGTGCATTGTAACTCCATTTAACGCAATGGCGCCTTATTGCGCTTAAATTCTTTAAAACAGGTGCGCACTTTTGCTGCCAGCCTGCGGCTGACTGCCAATCTCTCGTCAATACCCTGGCATTTGACCAGCAATTGTCCGTCAGGTTTTTTCTCCAGCTCTTCAATATGCAGCAGGGAAACCAGCGCATTGCGGTGTATGCGGATAAACAACCCGCTGAACTCGTCTTCCAGCGCTTTCAACGACTCGTCGAGCAAATAGGCTTTCTGTAGCGTTTTAATGATGATGTATTTTTGATCGGCCTGAAAAAACACAATGTCTTTAACTGGAATCAGGTGCAAATCTGCCTGCACCTGCACGCAGAGATGGGATCGTACCGGCCGCTCGGGCAGCCATTGCATCAGGCCGTCCCACTTTGCGCGATTAAACACCTGCGCTTTCTGAAGCGCATTCAGCAGACGATCCTTGCGTATCGGCTTCAACAAATAATCGACCGCATTCGCGTCAAAAGCCTGCAGGGCATGCTCATCATAAGCCGTCGTAAAAATGATGGCCGGCGGCGCTTGCGTCTTTGCCAGTTCCCGCGCAACGTCCAGCCCATCCATATCCGGCATCCTGATATCCAGCAATAGAATATCGGCCCCTGTTAGCTGCCATTTTTGCAGCGCTACACGGCCGTTTTCGGCCTCCGCAACGACCTGAATATCCTCATTCAGTTCATTGAGCAGACTTTTCAAGCGTAGCCTGGCCAGTTTTTCATCATCGGCGATTAAAACTTTCATGATACGACCTGATAAGGAATCATTATATCCACGTGGTAATTACCTTCTTTTACATAGCGATCGATGCGGCCGTTGCCCTCGAAACAACCCGCTATCCTGGCCGCCAGATTGGCCATTGCGACCTGGTTGCCTTTGCGCTGGCGACGGGTTCCATCAGGCGGCAGCGTGTTGCTCACCGACAGCACAATTCCGCCGATGGCCCTGGCGCCCTTGATGACAATTTCGCCACCGTTCGGATCGGGCTCCACGCCGTGATAGATCGCGTTTTCAACCAGCGGCTGCAGGCTCAGCGGCGGCAACAGGGCGTCTTTGGGCACATCGTCAATATCCCAGCTGACTTTCAGGCGCTCGTCCAGACGATGAAACTCGATCGCCAGATACAGGTTCACCAGCTTGATTTCCTCCTCCAGCCGCACCAGTCGGGCATGGTCGACCAGCATGCTGGCGCGAATCAGCTCTGCAAGATCTTCCACCAGCTCTTCGGCCAATCCGGGATCGATCCGGGTCAGGCTGGCGATGGTGTTCAAACTGTTGAACAGGAAATGCGGCCTCATCCTTGCCTGCAGCGCATCCAGACTGGCCGCAGCCTGCGCTTCGACCTGTTGCCGCCATTGATGCAGGACAAACAGATAGCGCAGGATCGCCAATGACACCAGACTGCTGATGCCTATCGTGCGCCAGTAAAACTCGGTCTTTTGCGCCGGCTCTACCAAGAGTAGTAAAAGGCCCGCATTCGGCAACGCTTCCACGACCAGCCAGCAAACCAGAACGCTGATCAGTTGAATAATGCTAAATGCCGCCAGCCCGGCGACGAAATCATTGCCGCGCGCCAGTTTTTCCTTTAACAGACACAAGCAGGCCGCGCTCATCAGGGCGATCCACAATGCGAGCAACGATCGGACGCCGAATTCGGATAAAAATCCCAATGCCGACGTATCGGCTGCCAATGTCAGCAAAAACGCCAGCAACTCGGCCAGGAAGAACACGACCAATAGCATCCTGACCGAGCAAAAATCCGGCAAAAAAATCTTCTCTGCTTTTAAATTCATGAACAACAGTTTAGTTGTATAATTCGGGATTTTCCGTTAATCGCATTAAAAAATCGCCATGACCACAGTTAATTCCGACAAACTTTCCAGTGCCCGCTTTGCCGAGGCGACCGATGCCTTTGTTGAGGTGTTCACCGCTTCGGTGGATTTTGACAAGCGCATGGCGGAGCAGGATATCCAAGGCTCCATCGCACATGCCACCATGCTCTGCAAGATCGACATCCTGACCGAGCAGGAACGCGACGACATCATCGGCGGCCTGACCCAGATCGGGCAGGAAATCAGGGACGGCAAATTTACCTGGTCTATCAAGCAGGAAGATGTGCACATGAACATCGAAGCGCGGCTGACCGACATGATCGGCATCGCCGGCAAGAAGCTGCATACGGGCCGCTCCCGCAACGACCAGGTGGCGACCGATATCCGTCTTTATCTGCGCAGCGAGATCAACAGCATCAGCGACCAGCTCAACCGCCTGCAGACGGCGATTTTAGATCTGGCCGAAAAAGAAGCCGATACTATCATGCCCGGCTTCACACATCTGCAGGTCGCCCAACCGGTCACGTTCGGCCATCACCTGATGGCCTGGTTTGAAATGCTGAGCCGCGACTACGAAAGGCTGCAGGATTGCAAGAAACGCCTCAACATCATGCCCCTGGGCGCTGCCGCATTGGCCGGCACCAGTTATCCGATCGACCGGCAGATGACGTCCGACCTGCTCGGCTTCAGCCGTCCGTCGGCCAATTCGCTCGATTCGGTCAGCGACCGCGATTTCGCGATCGAATTCACTGCCGCCGGCAGCCTGATCATGATGCATCTGTCGCGTTTTTCCGAGGAAATGATCCTGTGGTCCAGCGCGCAGTTCAACTTCATCGATATTCCCGATGCGTTCTGCACCGGCTCGTCGATCATGCCGCAAAAGAAAAATCCGGATGTGCCCGAACTGGTGCGCGGCAAATCCGGGCGCGTCACCGGCCATCTGATGTCGCTGCTGATGCTGATGAAGAGCCAGCCGCTGGCTTACAACAAGGACAACCAGGAAGACAAGGAACCGCTGTTCGATACGGTCGACACCTTGATCAACTGCCTGCGCGCCTTTGCCGACATGGTGCCGCATATCATCGCCAAACGGCAGAACATGTACGACTCGGCCAAACGCGGCTTTGCCACGGCCACGGACCTGGCCGATTACCTGGTCCGCAAAGGCATGGCTTTCCGCGATGCGCACGAAGTGGTAGGACAAGCCGTACGCCTGGGCCTTGACAGCAGCCGCGATCTGTCTGAGCTTTCACTGGCGGAACTGCAACAGTTTTCAACGGCGATTACAGACGATGTGTTTGAGGTGCTGACGCTGGAAGGCTCGGTCGCAGCCCGTAGGCATATCGGCGGCACAGCGCCTGAAACCGTCAAACAGGCTATTCAGACCGCGCGGCAAAGCATGCTGGCGGCGCAATAACGTCCGTCTCAAGGTGCAAAGCCCTTATACGCTTTGCACCTTAATATCTGTCTCAATACAGAACTGACCTGAGCCTGTCTCTCACCTCTGCGCGGGTTTCACTGGATGCCTGGCGGCAATTCTTATTGATGACCACTTTCAGCAACTGTTGAATCAATACCATTTTCTCGAACTGCGCCTTAAAACTCACCATCATCGGTATTGTTCGCTGATTTCTGCATTTCGCATCGACAATCTGGAACAATTAAAGCCATTCATCATCTGATGTTAAAAACGGGGGCGACTTCGCCTAAAGCGCCTACTGTTGGAAGCCCTCCAAAGCAAATACCCAAAGGGCACAAGTGAATTCGCCCCTACATAAGCGCTAATTTCATCGGCAAATCGGAAAGTTATTTTTAACCGAATCCTAAATAGCTGATTTTAATGTCATAGTGATTTCGGACAGGTATGGCAGATAGCTTATACCGCAACAGCCTAAGGCTGGCATCAATGGACTAACCGCCTTGGCTTTTGGTATAGTCACCGAAGTTACGGAATTTCGGAGTATCCGTTCCAATTAGCCTTTCAAACTATCTATCTGGAGAATTCTATGCCAATTAAAGTTGCAATTAATGGTTATGGGCGCATCGGCCGGAATGTCGTGCGCGCCTTGTATGAATCAGGCCGTACCGACGAAATTCAAATTGTTGCAATCAATGATTTGGGCGACAGCGAAACCAATGCGCATCTGACTCAATACGACTCGGTGCATGGAAAATTTCCATTTGAAGTCAGCGTCGATGGCGACTATATCGTTATCAACGGCGACAAAATCAGAGTGTTCTCGGAAAGGGACCCGTCAAAATTGCCGTGGGGCGATCTGGGCATTGACGTCGTGCACGAATGTACCGGCTTGTTCACCAGTAAAGCCAAGGCATCGGCCCATATCAGTGCCGGCGCCAAAAAAGTCATTATTTCAGCGCCCGGCGGCAATGACGTTGACGCCACAGTCGTGTATGGCGTCAACCATAACGTACTGAAAGCATCGGATACCGTCATTTCCAACGCCTCATGCACGACCAACTGCCTGGCGCCATTGGTCAAGCCTCTGCATGATGCCTTAGGCATTCAAAGCGGCTTAATGACCACGATTCATTCCTATACCAATGACCAGGTTCTGACCGATGTCTATCACAGCGACCTGCGCCGCGCCCGCTCTGCAACGCAATCGATGATTCCTACCAAAACCGGCGCTGCCGCGGCCGTAGGACTGGTTCTGCCCGAGCTGGCCGGCAAACTGGACGGCTTCGCCATGCGCGTGCCGACCATTAACGTATCCGTAGTGGACCTGACTTTCCAGGCATCCAGAAACACCAGCAAAGAAGAAATCGACGATATCCTGAAAGCCGCCGCGGCCGGCCCTTTGAAAGGCATTCTGGAAATCAACACCAAACCGCTGGTGTCAATCGATTTCAACCACAACCCGGCATCCTCGATTTATGAAGCGCCGTCAACCAAGGTCATGAACGGCAGCTTTGTCAAAGTCCTGTCCTGGTATGACAATGAATGGGGCTTCTCAAACCGCATGCTGGATACCTCCATTGCCTTATTCAATGCAAAGTAAACAAATGCTGAGACGAACCAAGATTTTAGCCACACTGGGACCTGCAACCGACCAGCCCGGCGTTCTGGAAGGCTTGTTTCATGCCGGCGTCGATGTCGTGCGCCTGAACTTCTCGCACGGGTCGGCTCAGGATCATATCAACCGGGCCAATGCCGTACGCGAGCTCAGCCAGAGAACCGGCAGGCTCGTAGGCATCCTGGCTGACCTTCAGGGTCCGAAAATCCGCATCGCCCGCTTTAAAAACGGCAGCGTTTTCCTGAATGAAGGCCAGAATTTCGCACTGGACATCAATCTGGATGCGAACGAGGGCGATCATGCCCAGGTCGGCATTACCTATGAACCGCTGGCCCGGGAAGTCAAGCCCGGCAGCCGCCTGCTGCTCGATGACGGGCGCATTGTGCTGGATGTGGTCAACGTTGAAAACATGCGTGTCAACTGCACCGTGGTCGTCGGCGGCGTGCTGTCCAACAACAAAGGCATCAACCTGCTGGGCGGCGGGCTTTCGGCGGCGGCCTTAACGGACAAGGACAAGGAAGACATCAGAACGATTGCCGAGATAGGCGCCGACTATGTCGCCATCTCGTTCCCTCGCTCGGCCGATGATCTGCACGAAGCCCGCCGCTTGTTGCGCGAAGCCGGCTGCGAAGCCGGCATCGTGGCCAAGGTCGAACGCGCCGAAGCGCTGAAAGGGCTCGATGCCATCATTCTGGCTTCCGATGCCATCATGGTGGCCCGCGGCGATCTCGGCGTCGAAATAGGCGATG
This is a stretch of genomic DNA from Methylobacter sp. YRD-M1. It encodes these proteins:
- the ubiD gene encoding 4-hydroxy-3-polyprenylbenzoate decarboxylase; this encodes MKYRDLRDFIKQLERQGELKRITIPVDPYLEMTEICDRTLKQGGPALLFEYPAGSNIPVLANLFGTPRRVAMGMGAESVSELRGIGELLAYLKEPEPPKGMKDAMEKIPVFKQVLNMAPKLVKEPPCQELVREGDEIDLGDYPIQTCWPDDAGPLITWPLVITKGPNKERQNLGIYRQQVIGKNKVIMRWLAHRGGALDFREWQQAHPGKPFPVAVALGADPATILAAVTPIPDTLSEYAFAGLLRGSKTEVAKCLSNDLQVPASAEIVLEGFIYPGETASEGPFGDHTGYYNEVDEFPVFTIERITQRQAPIYHSTYTGRPPDEPAILGVALNEVFVPILQKQFPEIVDFYLPPEGCSYRMAVISMKKQYAGHAKRVMLGTWSFLRQFMYTKFVIVVDDDVDVRNWQDVIWAITTRMDPARDLTILENTPIDYLDFASPVSGLGSKVGFDATNKWPGETNREWGRPISMSEEVIKKVDKIWDSLF
- a CDS encoding heme biosynthesis HemY N-terminal domain-containing protein — translated: MKKTILFFLGAFLLAIAAAFIVNQWLSGFESPGYVLIGIGQWSIETSMVVFAVSLIMGFFIFYLFFRFLGWLLRLPGQIKSRGKSVKFNRSQEALIAGLVDSAEGNWERAEKVLIKHASHSGAPLLHYLTAAKAAQSRGAIDKRDEYLRKAADQVPGSDIAIGLTQAELNLSGNQFDQALETLTRLHSIDPTHASVLKLLHQTYQHIGDWEGIRKLIPSLHNNKVLMEAEIKLLETEAFSKLLRQAAENGNINEIESLWSEIPGYIKSVHGVSAIYFAAMIEAGIGAKVEDELAKTLSVNWDQTLLVLFGSIQSADPVRQLETAEQWLTSHAGDAVLLSIIGKLSLKCGDAGKAEKYFNHSITVEPTVLAYQLLGDLLSARGDKDKASECYKSGLELASSEIVSRIDTIS
- a CDS encoding uroporphyrinogen-III C-methyltransferase, yielding MAELSEKQEQNVSESNKVHRSRSGFWFGIITLLIIIALAGAGFFLFTQLREEQASLDSEVNKGDMQLIELSKQISGYQSQLASVQSQLATLEASITGKDTHFNKTLEDFSRLHNEKLDSTRKELNTALQQVQRQLGKTRGDWLIADAEYLLSTANERLHLIGDVNTARQALEAADQRLRESGDAAVFKVREQIAKDIAALNRVEEPDIVGMYSAIQTQASQIDDLTLFLPYAGKTPTPLKEPEKPADETQEGQDLIDSALSGLEEYVTIRHTEQPIKATLTQEEAQFIKEQLRLKLESAKVALVQRNEPLYLAGLADAKKWAEQHFMQDAQTKNFIAELDRMKGIQIHSQYPDISLSLKMLRDIVKLRIETDKAMPSPEPATEPESKQEPQPKQEPEPAVAPAPQPESAPAAQ
- a CDS encoding uroporphyrinogen-III synthase, which encodes MSGGLNGARVLVTRPAHQAENLSRLIQARGGEAVRFPVLDIVARGNIDEVQDALKNLDNFQWVVFISPNAVNFALKANNGKIDRLKAVRCAAVGRATAQALEAAGLTVDAVPEQGYTSEALLAMPQMQQINGQSCLIVRGEGGREELANTLRSRGADVQYLEVYKRTIPSIDNSQVVQLLTQRRLDVITVTSGEALQNLLIMLGEKNHQLLLPIPLVVVSDRIGQLAAGMGFKRIAVTENPADTAILETVTIVCNGE
- the hemC gene encoding hydroxymethylbilane synthase, whose protein sequence is MAEKIIRIATRRSPLALWQAEHVAQRLEQAFPGLKTELVKMTTRGDKILDAPLAKVGGKGLFVKELEQGMLEGTADIAVHSMKDVPVEFPEGLHLAAILTREDPTDAFVSNRYASLEELPPDARIGTSSLRRQCQIKERFPEAEILSLRGNVNTRLARLDADEFDAIILASAGLKRLGMAGRIAQSLDPSISLPAIGQGAIGIECRVDDVEVNAMLSALHDQNTSICVSAERAMNARLNGGCQVPIAGFAQLQGNQLIMRGLVGSPDGSVIFRTAQSGSPDQAEAIGRSIAEDLLACGADKVLQELFH
- a CDS encoding LytR/AlgR family response regulator transcription factor, giving the protein MKVLIADDEKLARLRLKSLLNELNEDIQVVAEAENGRVALQKWQLTGADILLLDIRMPDMDGLDVARELAKTQAPPAIIFTTAYDEHALQAFDANAVDYLLKPIRKDRLLNALQKAQVFNRAKWDGLMQWLPERPVRSHLCVQVQADLHLIPVKDIVFFQADQKYIIIKTLQKAYLLDESLKALEDEFSGLFIRIHRNALVSLLHIEELEKKPDGQLLVKCQGIDERLAVSRRLAAKVRTCFKEFKRNKAPLR
- a CDS encoding sensor histidine kinase, translating into MNLKAEKIFLPDFCSVRMLLVVFFLAELLAFLLTLAADTSALGFLSEFGVRSLLALWIALMSAACLCLLKEKLARGNDFVAGLAAFSIIQLISVLVCWLVVEALPNAGLLLLLVEPAQKTEFYWRTIGISSLVSLAILRYLFVLHQWRQQVEAQAAASLDALQARMRPHFLFNSLNTIASLTRIDPGLAEELVEDLAELIRASMLVDHARLVRLEEEIKLVNLYLAIEFHRLDERLKVSWDIDDVPKDALLPPLSLQPLVENAIYHGVEPDPNGGEIVIKGARAIGGIVLSVSNTLPPDGTRRQRKGNQVAMANLAARIAGCFEGNGRIDRYVKEGNYHVDIMIPYQVVS
- the argH gene encoding argininosuccinate lyase, producing MTTVNSDKLSSARFAEATDAFVEVFTASVDFDKRMAEQDIQGSIAHATMLCKIDILTEQERDDIIGGLTQIGQEIRDGKFTWSIKQEDVHMNIEARLTDMIGIAGKKLHTGRSRNDQVATDIRLYLRSEINSISDQLNRLQTAILDLAEKEADTIMPGFTHLQVAQPVTFGHHLMAWFEMLSRDYERLQDCKKRLNIMPLGAAALAGTSYPIDRQMTSDLLGFSRPSANSLDSVSDRDFAIEFTAAGSLIMMHLSRFSEEMILWSSAQFNFIDIPDAFCTGSSIMPQKKNPDVPELVRGKSGRVTGHLMSLLMLMKSQPLAYNKDNQEDKEPLFDTVDTLINCLRAFADMVPHIIAKRQNMYDSAKRGFATATDLADYLVRKGMAFRDAHEVVGQAVRLGLDSSRDLSELSLAELQQFSTAITDDVFEVLTLEGSVAARRHIGGTAPETVKQAIQTARQSMLAAQ
- the gap gene encoding type I glyceraldehyde-3-phosphate dehydrogenase produces the protein MPIKVAINGYGRIGRNVVRALYESGRTDEIQIVAINDLGDSETNAHLTQYDSVHGKFPFEVSVDGDYIVINGDKIRVFSERDPSKLPWGDLGIDVVHECTGLFTSKAKASAHISAGAKKVIISAPGGNDVDATVVYGVNHNVLKASDTVISNASCTTNCLAPLVKPLHDALGIQSGLMTTIHSYTNDQVLTDVYHSDLRRARSATQSMIPTKTGAAAAVGLVLPELAGKLDGFAMRVPTINVSVVDLTFQASRNTSKEEIDDILKAAAAGPLKGILEINTKPLVSIDFNHNPASSIYEAPSTKVMNGSFVKVLSWYDNEWGFSNRMLDTSIALFNAK
- the pyk gene encoding pyruvate kinase translates to MLRRTKILATLGPATDQPGVLEGLFHAGVDVVRLNFSHGSAQDHINRANAVRELSQRTGRLVGILADLQGPKIRIARFKNGSVFLNEGQNFALDINLDANEGDHAQVGITYEPLAREVKPGSRLLLDDGRIVLDVVNVENMRVNCTVVVGGVLSNNKGINLLGGGLSAAALTDKDKEDIRTIAEIGADYVAISFPRSADDLHEARRLLREAGCEAGIVAKVERAEALKGLDAIILASDAIMVARGDLGVEIGDANLPAVQKHMIKRTRELNRVAITATQMMESMIENPIPTRAEVFDVANAVYDGTDAIMLSAETASGKYPVKAVEAMHRICIEAEKQSVVRVSDHRVNIQFERVDEAIAMSAMYMANHTKISGIAALTESGSTALWMSRISSGIPIFAFSGHQKTLGRVTLYRGVFPVYFTHEAQDHAEVNRKIVDQLRKYLNVKDGDKFIITKGDLIGVQGGTNALKVVTVGQGLVP